The following proteins come from a genomic window of Kitasatospora sp. NBC_01246:
- the rplQ gene encoding 50S ribosomal protein L17, with amino-acid sequence MPRPTKGARLGGGPHHEPLLLAGLCRELFQYGRITTTEAKARRMRPLAEKLITKAKKGDIHNRRLVRKTITDISVLHTLFTEIAPRYENRPGGYTRITKIGPRRGDNAPMAVIELVEALTVAQTAVGEAEGATKRAVKEAEAKVEETKVEDTKADEAEAEQA; translated from the coding sequence ATGCCGCGTCCCACCAAGGGTGCCCGCCTCGGCGGCGGCCCCCACCACGAGCCGCTGCTGCTGGCCGGCCTGTGCCGGGAGCTGTTCCAGTACGGCCGCATCACCACGACCGAGGCCAAGGCCCGTCGGATGCGCCCGCTGGCGGAGAAGCTGATCACCAAGGCGAAGAAGGGCGACATCCACAACCGTCGTCTGGTTCGCAAGACGATCACCGACATCTCCGTGCTGCACACCCTCTTCACCGAGATCGCGCCGCGCTACGAGAACCGCCCGGGTGGCTACACCCGTATCACCAAGATCGGTCCCCGTCGTGGCGACAACGCCCCGATGGCCGTGATCGAGCTGGTCGAGGCGCTGACCGTCGCGCAGACCGCCGTCGGCGAGGCCGAGGGTGCCACCAAGCGCGCCGTCAAGGAGGCCGAGGCCAAGGTCGAGGAGACCAAGGTCGAGGACACCAAGGCCGACGAGGCCGAGGCCGAGCAGGCCTGA
- a CDS encoding DNA-directed RNA polymerase subunit alpha encodes MLIAQRPSLTEEVVDEFRSRFVIEPLEPGFGYTLGNSLRRTLLSSIPGAAVTSIRVDGVLHEFTTVPGVKEDVTDLILNIKQLVVSSEHDEPVVMYLRKQGPGVVTAADIAPPAGVEVHNPELVLATLNGKGKLEMELTVERGRGYVSAVQNKASGQEIGRIPVDSIYSPVLKVTYKVEATRVEQRTDFDKLIVDVETKPAMRPRDAMASAGKTLVELFGLARELNIDAEGIDMGPSPTDAALAADLALPIEELELTVRSYNCLKREGIHTVGELVARSEADLLDIRNFGAKSIDEVKAKLAGMGLALKDSPPGFDPTAAADAFGADDLDDAGYAETEQY; translated from the coding sequence ATGCTGATCGCTCAGCGTCCCTCGCTGACCGAAGAGGTCGTCGACGAATTCCGCTCGCGGTTCGTGATCGAGCCGCTGGAGCCGGGCTTCGGCTACACCCTCGGCAACTCCCTTCGCCGCACGCTCCTCTCCTCGATCCCCGGTGCCGCTGTCACCAGCATCCGGGTCGACGGCGTCCTGCACGAGTTCACCACCGTGCCGGGCGTCAAGGAGGACGTCACCGACCTCATCCTCAACATCAAGCAGCTGGTCGTCTCCTCGGAGCACGACGAGCCGGTCGTGATGTACCTGCGCAAGCAGGGCCCGGGTGTGGTCACCGCCGCCGACATCGCGCCGCCGGCCGGTGTCGAGGTGCACAACCCCGAGCTGGTCCTCGCCACGCTGAACGGCAAGGGCAAGCTGGAGATGGAGCTGACCGTCGAGCGCGGTCGCGGCTACGTCTCCGCCGTGCAGAACAAGGCTTCCGGCCAGGAGATCGGCCGCATCCCGGTCGACTCGATCTACAGCCCCGTGCTGAAGGTCACCTACAAGGTCGAGGCGACCCGTGTCGAGCAGCGGACCGACTTCGACAAGCTGATCGTCGACGTCGAGACCAAGCCCGCCATGCGCCCGCGTGACGCCATGGCCTCGGCCGGCAAGACCCTGGTGGAGCTGTTCGGTCTCGCCCGCGAGCTGAACATCGACGCCGAGGGCATCGACATGGGCCCGTCCCCCACGGACGCCGCCCTGGCCGCCGACCTGGCGCTGCCGATCGAGGAGCTCGAGCTCACCGTTCGGTCGTACAACTGCCTCAAGCGCGAGGGCATCCACACCGTGGGTGAGCTCGTCGCCCGCTCCGAGGCCGACCTGCTCGACATCCGCAACTTCGGTGCGAAGTCGATCGACGAGGTCAAGGCGAAGCTGGCCGGCATGGGCCTGGCCCTCAAGGACAGCCCGCCCGGGTTCGACCCGACCGCCGCCGCCGACGCCTTCGGCGCCGACGACCTGGACGACGCGGGTTACGCGGAGACCGAGCAGTACTAA
- the rpsK gene encoding 30S ribosomal protein S11, translating into MPPKGRQAAGAKKIRRKEKKNVAHGHAHIKSTFNNTIVSITDPAGNVISWASAGHVGFKGSRKSTPFAAQMAAEAAARRAQEHGMRKVDVFVKGPGSGRETAIRSLQATGLEVGSIQDVTPTPHNGCRPPKRRRV; encoded by the coding sequence ATGCCCCCCAAGGGTCGTCAGGCTGCCGGCGCGAAGAAGATCCGCCGCAAGGAAAAGAAGAACGTCGCTCACGGCCACGCGCACATCAAGAGCACGTTCAACAACACCATCGTTTCGATCACCGACCCCGCGGGCAACGTGATCTCCTGGGCCTCCGCCGGCCACGTCGGCTTCAAGGGCTCGCGCAAGTCCACCCCGTTCGCCGCGCAGATGGCCGCCGAGGCCGCTGCCCGTCGCGCGCAGGAGCACGGCATGCGCAAGGTCGACGTCTTCGTCAAGGGTCCGGGCTCCGGCCGTGAGACCGCGATCCGCTCGCTCCAGGCCACCGGCCTGGAGGTGGGCTCGATCCAGGACGTCACCCCCACCCCGCACAACGGCTGCCGTCCGCCGAAGCGCCGCCGCGTCTGA
- the rpsM gene encoding 30S ribosomal protein S13 — MARLAGVDLPREKRIEIALTYVYGIGRTRAQQTLAETGVSPDVRVRDISEEDLVKLGQYIDANYTVEGDLRREVAADIRRKVEIGCYEGLRHRRGLPVRGQRTHTNARTRKGPRRAIAGKKKPGKK; from the coding sequence ATGGCACGCCTCGCCGGCGTTGATCTCCCCCGTGAGAAGCGGATCGAGATCGCCCTTACCTACGTGTACGGCATCGGTCGTACCCGCGCCCAGCAGACCCTGGCCGAGACCGGTGTCAGCCCGGATGTCCGCGTTCGCGACATCTCCGAGGAAGACCTCGTCAAGCTGGGTCAGTACATCGACGCCAACTACACGGTCGAGGGTGACCTCCGCCGTGAGGTGGCCGCCGACATCCGCCGCAAGGTCGAGATCGGCTGCTACGAGGGTCTGCGTCACCGCCGCGGCCTGCCGGTCCGCGGTCAGCGCACCCACACCAACGCGCGTACCCGCAAGGGCCCGCGTCGCGCGATCGCCGGCAAGAAGAAGCCGGGCAAGAAGTAG
- the rpmJ gene encoding 50S ribosomal protein L36 — protein MKVKPSVKKICDKCKVIRRHGRVMVICDNLRHKQRQG, from the coding sequence ATGAAGGTCAAGCCGAGCGTCAAGAAGATCTGCGACAAGTGCAAGGTGATCCGCCGTCACGGCCGGGTCATGGTGATCTGCGACAACCTGCGCCACAAGCAGCGCCAGGGCTGA
- the infA gene encoding translation initiation factor IF-1, with protein MAKKQGAIEIEGTVIESLPNAMFKVELQNGHKVLAHISGKMRMHYIRILPDDRVVVELSPYDLTRGRIVYRYK; from the coding sequence ATGGCTAAGAAGCAAGGCGCCATTGAGATCGAGGGCACCGTGATCGAGTCTCTTCCGAACGCGATGTTCAAGGTCGAGCTGCAGAACGGTCACAAGGTCCTCGCGCACATCAGCGGCAAGATGCGCATGCACTACATCCGCATCCTGCCGGACGACCGGGTCGTGGTGGAGCTCAGCCCCTACGACCTCACGCGTGGCCGGATCGTCTACCGCTACAAGTAA
- the mscL gene encoding large conductance mechanosensitive channel protein MscL — MLKGFRDFMMRGNVVDMAVGVVIGAAFTGVVTGFVSAFLTPLVGVVVGAAGDFSSYKANLGGVIFPWGQFLNVLIAFLMTAAVLYFCVVLPVTKATARYLPKKPKSPKRPCPECLTEIPQAARRCSACTAHVEPLVVSPGL, encoded by the coding sequence GTGCTCAAGGGATTCCGCGACTTCATGATGCGCGGCAACGTGGTCGACATGGCCGTCGGTGTCGTCATCGGTGCGGCCTTCACCGGCGTGGTGACCGGCTTCGTGTCGGCCTTCCTCACCCCGCTGGTCGGCGTGGTGGTCGGTGCCGCCGGGGACTTCAGCTCCTACAAGGCCAACCTGGGCGGGGTCATCTTCCCGTGGGGGCAGTTCCTCAACGTGCTGATCGCGTTCCTGATGACCGCCGCGGTGCTGTACTTCTGCGTCGTGCTGCCGGTGACCAAGGCCACCGCCCGCTATCTGCCGAAGAAGCCGAAGTCCCCGAAGCGCCCCTGCCCCGAGTGCCTGACCGAGATACCGCAGGCCGCGCGCCGCTGCAGCGCCTGCACCGCCCACGTCGAGCCGCTGGTGGTCAGCCCCGGCCTGTGA
- the map gene encoding type I methionyl aminopeptidase, whose protein sequence is MVEIKTPEQIAKMRVAGLVVAEALKACREAVAPGVTTQELNDIADKVITDHGATSNFRADHGGLWFPGVICASVNNEVVHGIPGDRVLQEGDVISIDCGAIVDGWHGDAAITVAVGEVRPEVEMLSRVTEGSMWAGIAQMKKGNRLADVSKAIEGFIRRQPLPPKGKWGITEGYGGHGIGTAMHMEPHVLNYVERGRGKGPKLIPGTVLAIEPMVSLGTPHTTVLEDDWTVVTTDGTWASHWEHSVAVTEQGPLVLTAFDGGRAELAKLGITAAPDPLG, encoded by the coding sequence ATGGTGGAGATCAAGACCCCCGAGCAGATCGCGAAGATGCGAGTGGCCGGGCTGGTCGTCGCCGAGGCGCTCAAGGCCTGCCGGGAGGCGGTCGCTCCGGGGGTGACCACCCAGGAGCTCAACGACATCGCGGACAAGGTCATCACCGACCACGGCGCCACCTCGAACTTCCGCGCCGACCACGGCGGGCTCTGGTTCCCCGGGGTGATCTGCGCCTCGGTGAACAACGAGGTCGTGCACGGCATCCCCGGTGACCGGGTGCTCCAGGAGGGCGACGTCATCTCGATCGACTGCGGCGCCATCGTGGACGGCTGGCACGGCGACGCGGCGATCACCGTGGCGGTCGGGGAGGTCCGCCCCGAGGTGGAGATGCTCAGCCGGGTCACCGAGGGCTCGATGTGGGCCGGCATCGCCCAGATGAAGAAGGGCAACCGCCTGGCGGACGTCTCCAAGGCGATCGAGGGCTTCATCCGGCGCCAGCCGCTCCCGCCGAAGGGCAAGTGGGGCATCACCGAGGGCTACGGCGGCCACGGCATCGGGACCGCGATGCACATGGAGCCGCACGTGCTGAACTACGTCGAGCGGGGGCGCGGCAAGGGCCCCAAGCTGATCCCCGGCACCGTGCTGGCGATCGAGCCGATGGTCTCGCTGGGCACTCCGCACACCACCGTGCTGGAGGACGACTGGACCGTCGTGACCACCGACGGCACCTGGGCCTCGCACTGGGAGCACTCGGTGGCCGTCACCGAGCAGGGCCCGCTGGTCCTGACGGCCTTCGACGGCGGCCGCGCCGAACTCGCGAAGCTGGGCATCACCGCAGCTCCGGACCCCCTCGGGTAG
- a CDS encoding adenylate kinase has protein sequence MRIVLVGPPGAGKGTQAHLLAKTLSIPHISTGDLFRANIGQGTPLGLEAKSFMDAGRLVPDEVTIGMAKDRMLQPDAGNGFLLDGFPRNLGQAKALDEFLAEQGIALDGVLDLEVPEDEVVRRIAGRRLCRNDGGHVFHVDYNPPKAEGVCDECGGELYQRSDDTEEKVRTRLEVYHTETEPIIDYYAQQGLVATIPALGKVDEVTQRAIEALKQDN, from the coding sequence ATGCGTATCGTCCTCGTCGGACCTCCCGGGGCCGGGAAGGGTACTCAGGCGCACCTGCTCGCCAAGACCCTGTCCATTCCCCACATCTCCACCGGCGACCTGTTCCGCGCCAACATCGGTCAGGGCACCCCGCTGGGGCTCGAGGCCAAGAGCTTCATGGACGCGGGTCGCCTGGTACCGGATGAGGTCACCATCGGGATGGCCAAGGACCGCATGCTCCAGCCCGACGCCGGCAACGGCTTCCTGCTCGACGGCTTCCCGCGCAACCTTGGCCAGGCCAAGGCGCTGGACGAGTTCCTGGCCGAGCAGGGCATCGCGCTGGACGGCGTGCTGGACCTGGAGGTTCCCGAGGACGAGGTCGTCCGCCGGATCGCCGGCCGTCGCCTGTGCCGCAACGACGGGGGCCACGTGTTCCACGTGGACTACAACCCGCCGAAGGCCGAGGGCGTCTGCGACGAGTGCGGCGGCGAGCTGTACCAGCGCTCGGACGACACCGAGGAGAAGGTGCGGACGCGGCTGGAGGTCTACCACACCGAGACCGAGCCGATCATCGACTACTACGCCCAGCAGGGCCTGGTGGCGACGATCCCCGCGCTCGGCAAGGTGGACGAGGTGACCCAGCGCGCGATCGAGGCGCTGAAGCAGGACAACTGA
- the secY gene encoding preprotein translocase subunit SecY codes for MLSAFARAFQTPDLRKKLLFTLGIMVLFRLGSHVPVPGVSFQAVNECVKDTKSSGLFGLVNLFSGGALLQLTIFALGIMPYITASIILQLLTVVIPRLEALKKEGQAGTAKITQYTRYLTIALAVLQGTGIVATASSGALFSGCVYANQIVPDQSVFRIAVMVITMTAGTTFIMWLGELITDRGIGNGMSILIFTSIASGFPGSMWAIKTSGTIGGGWVEFLSVVAVGVIVVMLVIFVEQAQRRIPVQYAKRMIGRRAFGGTSTYIPLKVNQAGVIPVIFASSLLYIPALVVQLTSSQAGWATWIRTNFVKGDHPVYMATYFLLIVFFAFFYVAISFNPEEVADNMKKYGGFIPGIRAGRPTAEYLNYVLTRITWPGSLYLGLIALIPMIALVAFGQQTNFPFGGTSVLIVVGVGLETVKQIESQLQQRNYEGFLR; via the coding sequence GTGCTCAGTGCGTTCGCGCGGGCGTTCCAGACGCCCGACCTGCGCAAGAAGCTGCTGTTCACGCTGGGCATCATGGTGCTGTTCCGGCTGGGCTCCCACGTCCCGGTACCCGGGGTCAGCTTCCAAGCTGTCAACGAATGTGTGAAGGACACCAAGAGCAGCGGATTGTTCGGGCTCGTCAACCTGTTCAGTGGTGGCGCGCTCCTCCAGCTCACGATCTTCGCGCTCGGCATCATGCCGTACATCACGGCCAGCATCATCCTCCAGCTCCTCACCGTCGTGATCCCGCGGCTCGAGGCGCTGAAGAAGGAGGGGCAGGCCGGTACCGCGAAGATCACCCAGTACACGCGCTACCTGACCATCGCGCTCGCCGTGCTCCAGGGCACCGGCATCGTGGCGACGGCCTCCAGCGGCGCGCTGTTCTCGGGTTGCGTCTACGCCAACCAGATCGTGCCGGACCAGTCGGTGTTCCGGATCGCCGTCATGGTGATCACGATGACCGCCGGCACCACGTTCATCATGTGGCTGGGTGAGCTGATCACCGACCGCGGCATCGGCAACGGCATGTCGATCCTCATCTTCACCTCGATCGCCTCGGGCTTCCCGGGCTCGATGTGGGCGATCAAGACCTCCGGCACCATCGGCGGCGGCTGGGTCGAGTTCCTCTCCGTGGTCGCGGTGGGCGTCATCGTTGTGATGCTGGTCATCTTCGTGGAGCAGGCGCAGCGCCGGATCCCGGTGCAGTACGCGAAGCGGATGATCGGGCGCCGCGCCTTCGGCGGCACCTCGACCTACATCCCCCTCAAGGTGAACCAGGCCGGTGTCATCCCGGTCATCTTCGCCTCGTCGCTGCTGTACATCCCCGCCCTGGTGGTCCAGCTGACCAGCAGCCAGGCCGGCTGGGCGACGTGGATCAGGACCAACTTCGTCAAGGGTGACCACCCGGTCTACATGGCCACCTACTTCCTGCTGATCGTCTTCTTCGCATTCTTCTACGTCGCCATCTCCTTCAACCCCGAAGAAGTTGCCGACAATATGAAGAAGTATGGTGGGTTCATCCCGGGCATCCGGGCCGGCCGGCCGACGGCCGAGTACCTGAACTACGTGCTCACCCGCATCACGTGGCCGGGTTCGCTCTACCTGGGCCTGATCGCGTTGATCCCGATGATCGCCCTGGTGGCCTTCGGGCAGCAGACCAACTTCCCGTTCGGCGGCACCAGCGTTCTCATCGTCGTCGGCGTCGGACTCGAAACTGTGAAGCAGATCGAGAGCCAGCTCCAGCAGCGCAATTACGAAGGGTTCCTCCGCTGA
- the rplO gene encoding 50S ribosomal protein L15 produces MGDSPIKVHNLRPAPGAKTAKTRVGRGEGSKGKTAGRGTKGTKARYQVPQRFEGGQMPLHMRLPKLKGFKNPFKITFQVVNLDKLAELYPQGGEVTVEDLIAKGAVRKNSLVKVLGTGEISVALQVTVDAVSGSAAEKITAAGGTVTELV; encoded by the coding sequence ATGGGCGACTCGCCGATCAAGGTTCACAACCTGCGTCCCGCCCCGGGTGCCAAGACCGCCAAGACCCGTGTCGGTCGTGGTGAGGGCTCCAAGGGTAAGACCGCCGGTCGTGGTACCAAGGGCACCAAGGCCCGCTACCAGGTTCCGCAGCGCTTCGAGGGTGGCCAGATGCCGCTCCACATGCGCCTGCCGAAGCTGAAGGGCTTCAAGAACCCGTTCAAGATCACGTTCCAGGTTGTCAACCTCGACAAGCTGGCCGAGCTCTACCCGCAGGGTGGCGAGGTCACTGTCGAGGACCTGATCGCCAAGGGCGCGGTTCGCAAGAACTCCCTCGTCAAGGTGCTCGGCACCGGCGAGATCTCGGTCGCGCTGCAGGTGACGGTCGACGCCGTCTCCGGCTCCGCCGCCGAGAAGATCACCGCCGCCGGCGGTACCGTCACCGAGCTCGTCTGA
- the rpmD gene encoding 50S ribosomal protein L30 has product MARLKITQTKSYIGSKQNHRETLRSLGLKRMHDVVVKEDRPEIRGMAQTVRHLVTVEEVD; this is encoded by the coding sequence ATGGCTCGCCTGAAGATCACGCAGACCAAGTCCTACATCGGCAGCAAGCAGAACCACCGCGAGACGCTGCGCTCGCTGGGTCTGAAGCGCATGCACGATGTGGTCGTCAAGGAGGACCGTCCCGAGATCCGCGGGATGGCCCAGACCGTGCGTCACCTCGTCACGGTCGAGGAGGTGGACTGA
- the rpsE gene encoding 30S ribosomal protein S5 — protein MAGPQRRGSGAGGGTGGGERRDRKRDDRGNAPAVEKTAYVERVVAINRVAKVVKGGRRFSFTALVVVGDGDGTVGVGYGKAKEVPAAIAKGVEEAKKNFFKVPRIQGTIPHPIQGEKAAGVVLLKPAAPGTGVIAGGPVRAVLECAGIHDILSKSLGSDNAINIVHATVAALKGLVRPEEIAARRGLPLEDVAPAALLRARAAGVSA, from the coding sequence ATGGCTGGACCCCAGCGCCGCGGTAGCGGCGCCGGCGGCGGCACCGGCGGTGGCGAGCGGCGTGACCGTAAGCGTGACGACCGGGGCAATGCCCCCGCCGTCGAGAAGACCGCTTACGTCGAGCGCGTCGTTGCGATCAACCGTGTCGCCAAGGTTGTCAAGGGTGGTCGTCGTTTCAGCTTCACCGCGCTGGTCGTGGTGGGCGACGGTGACGGCACCGTAGGTGTCGGTTACGGGAAGGCGAAGGAGGTTCCGGCCGCCATCGCCAAGGGTGTTGAGGAGGCCAAGAAGAACTTCTTCAAGGTCCCCCGTATCCAGGGCACCATCCCTCACCCGATCCAGGGCGAGAAGGCTGCCGGCGTCGTGCTCCTGAAGCCGGCTGCCCCCGGTACCGGTGTTATCGCCGGTGGCCCGGTGCGTGCCGTGCTCGAGTGCGCCGGTATCCACGACATCCTGTCGAAGTCGCTCGGCTCCGACAACGCGATCAACATCGTGCACGCCACGGTGGCCGCTCTGAAGGGCCTCGTGCGCCCCGAGGAGATCGCCGCCCGTCGTGGTCTGCCGCTGGAGGACGTGGCTCCCGCCGCTCTGCTGCGGGCTCGTGCTGCAGGGGTGAGTGCCTGA
- the rplR gene encoding 50S ribosomal protein L18 yields MSVSVKIGKGNAYKSAARKRRAIRVRKRVVGTEVRPRLVVTRSNRHMVAQVIDDAKGHTLASASTLDVSIKGVEGDKTELAKKVGSLVAERAKAAGIESVVFDRAGNRYAGRIAALADAAREAGLDF; encoded by the coding sequence ATGAGCGTCTCTGTCAAGATCGGCAAGGGCAACGCCTACAAGAGCGCCGCTCGCAAGCGCCGCGCGATCCGCGTTCGCAAGCGCGTCGTCGGCACCGAGGTGCGTCCGCGCCTCGTTGTGACGCGCTCGAACCGTCACATGGTCGCCCAGGTCATCGACGACGCCAAGGGTCACACCCTGGCGTCGGCGTCCACCCTCGACGTGTCCATCAAGGGCGTCGAGGGCGACAAGACCGAGCTGGCCAAGAAGGTCGGGAGCCTGGTCGCCGAGCGCGCCAAGGCCGCCGGCATCGAGTCGGTCGTCTTCGACCGCGCGGGCAACCGGTACGCAGGCCGCATCGCCGCTCTGGCCGATGCTGCCCGTGAGGCCGGGCTCGACTTCTAA
- the rplF gene encoding 50S ribosomal protein L6, whose amino-acid sequence MSRIGRLPIPVPAGVDVTIDGQAVSVKGPKGSLTHHVAAPIEIGKGEDGTLLVTRPNDERLSKALHGLSRTLVANMITGVTAGYRKSLEISGVGYRVLAKGSNMEFQLGYSHPILVEAPEGITFVVESATKFHVDGIDKQKVGEVAAKIRKLRKPDPYKAKGVKYAGEVIRRKVGKSGK is encoded by the coding sequence ATGTCGCGCATTGGACGGCTGCCCATCCCGGTTCCCGCCGGCGTGGACGTCACCATCGATGGCCAGGCGGTCTCGGTGAAGGGCCCCAAGGGCTCCCTCACCCACCATGTCGCCGCGCCGATCGAGATCGGCAAGGGCGAGGACGGCACGCTGCTCGTCACCCGCCCCAACGACGAGCGTCTGTCGAAGGCCCTGCACGGCCTTTCCCGCACGCTGGTGGCGAACATGATCACCGGCGTGACCGCGGGCTACCGCAAGTCGCTGGAGATCAGCGGTGTTGGCTATCGAGTCCTGGCGAAGGGCTCCAACATGGAGTTCCAGCTCGGCTACAGCCACCCGATCCTGGTCGAGGCCCCGGAGGGCATCACCTTCGTCGTCGAGTCGGCCACCAAGTTCCACGTGGACGGCATCGACAAGCAGAAGGTCGGCGAGGTCGCCGCGAAGATCCGCAAGCTGCGCAAGCCCGACCCGTACAAGGCCAAGGGCGTCAAGTACGCGGGCGAGGTCATCCGCCGCAAGGTCGGAAAGAGTGGTAAGTAA
- the rpsH gene encoding 30S ribosomal protein S8, translating to MTMTDPIADMLTRLRNANSAYHDSVAMPASKIKAHVAQILQQEGYISSYKVEEPVEGEVGKKLTIELKFGPNRERSIAGIKRISKPGLRVYAKSTNLPKVLGGLGVAIISTSSGLLTDKQAAKKGVGGEVLAYVW from the coding sequence ATGACCATGACCGACCCCATCGCAGACATGCTCACGCGTCTGCGTAACGCTAACTCGGCGTACCACGACTCCGTGGCGATGCCGGCCAGCAAGATCAAGGCGCACGTCGCCCAGATCCTGCAGCAGGAGGGGTACATCTCCTCCTACAAGGTTGAGGAGCCCGTCGAGGGCGAGGTCGGCAAGAAGCTGACCATCGAGCTCAAGTTCGGTCCCAACCGTGAGCGCTCGATCGCTGGCATCAAGCGGATCAGCAAGCCGGGCCTGCGGGTCTACGCAAAGTCCACCAACCTGCCGAAGGTGCTCGGCGGCCTGGGCGTGGCGATCATCTCCACGTCCTCCGGTCTCCTCACCGACAAGCAGGCAGCCAAGAAGGGCGTAGGCGGAGAAGTTCTCGCCTACGTCTGGTAA
- a CDS encoding type Z 30S ribosomal protein S14, whose protein sequence is MAKKSLIAKAERKPKFGVRAYTRCQRCGRPHSVYRKFGLCRVCLREMAHRGELPGVTKSSW, encoded by the coding sequence ATGGCGAAGAAGTCCCTCATCGCAAAGGCCGAGCGGAAGCCGAAGTTCGGCGTCCGGGCCTACACCCGGTGCCAGCGCTGCGGTCGCCCGCACTCGGTGTACCGCAAGTTCGGCCTCTGCCGTGTGTGCCTCCGTGAGATGGCGCACCGCGGCGAGCTGCCGGGCGTGACCAAGAGCTCCTGGTAG
- the rplE gene encoding 50S ribosomal protein L5: MSETSVEKVTPRLKERYNSEIKGQLQEQFSYENVMLTPGLVKVVVNMGVGEAARDSKLIEGAIRDLTAITGQKPAVTKARKSIAQFKLREGQPIGTHVTLRGDRMWEFLDRLVSLALPRIRDFRGLSPKQFDGRGNYTFGLTEQVMFHEIDQDKVDRQRGMDITVVTTAQTDDEGRALLRALGFPFKEA; this comes from the coding sequence ATGTCTGAGACGTCTGTTGAGAAGGTGACCCCCCGTCTCAAGGAGCGTTACAACTCCGAGATCAAGGGTCAGCTGCAGGAGCAGTTCTCGTACGAGAACGTCATGCTGACGCCCGGCCTGGTCAAGGTCGTCGTCAACATGGGTGTCGGCGAGGCCGCCCGTGACAGCAAGCTGATCGAGGGCGCGATCCGCGACCTGACCGCGATCACCGGTCAGAAGCCGGCCGTGACCAAGGCTCGTAAGTCCATCGCGCAGTTCAAGCTGCGCGAGGGCCAGCCGATCGGCACCCACGTCACCCTCCGTGGTGACCGCATGTGGGAGTTCCTGGACCGTCTGGTGTCGCTGGCTCTGCCGCGTATCCGTGACTTCCGTGGTCTCTCCCCCAAGCAGTTCGACGGCCGTGGCAACTACACCTTCGGTCTGACCGAGCAGGTTATGTTCCACGAGATCGACCAGGACAAGGTCGACCGTCAGCGCGGTATGGACATCACCGTCGTGACCACCGCTCAGACCGACGACGAGGGCCGGGCGCTCCTGCGCGCTCTGGGCTTCCCGTTCAAGGAGGCGTGA
- the rplX gene encoding 50S ribosomal protein L24 — MKIKKGDLVQVITGKDRGKQGKVIQAMPAENKVLVEGVNRVKKHTKPGPGTQGGIVTVEAPVHVSNVQLVVEKDGKKVVTRVGYRFDDEGNKIRVAKRTGEDI, encoded by the coding sequence ATGAAGATCAAGAAGGGTGACCTGGTCCAGGTCATCACCGGCAAGGACCGCGGCAAGCAGGGCAAGGTCATCCAGGCCATGCCCGCCGAGAACAAGGTCCTGGTCGAGGGTGTCAACCGGGTCAAGAAGCACACCAAGCCGGGCCCGGGTACTCAGGGTGGCATTGTCACCGTCGAGGCCCCGGTGCACGTCTCCAACGTCCAGCTGGTCGTGGAGAAGGACGGCAAGAAGGTCGTCACCCGCGTTGGCTACCGCTTCGACGACGAGGGCAACAAGATCCGCGTTGCCAAGCGAACCGGTGAGGACATCTGA
- the rplN gene encoding 50S ribosomal protein L14: MIQQESRLRVADNTGAKEILCIRVLGGSGRRYAGIGDVIVATVKDAIPGGSVKKGDVVKCVVVRTVKSRRRPDGSYIRFDENAAVVLKNTDGDPRGTRIFGPVGRELRDKKFMKIISLAPEVL; this comes from the coding sequence GTGATCCAGCAGGAGTCGCGACTGCGTGTCGCCGACAACACGGGCGCGAAGGAAATCCTTTGCATCCGCGTTCTCGGTGGTTCCGGTCGCCGCTACGCCGGTATCGGGGACGTCATCGTCGCGACCGTCAAGGACGCGATCCCCGGCGGTTCGGTCAAGAAGGGTGACGTCGTCAAGTGCGTCGTCGTCCGTACCGTGAAGTCGCGCCGCCGTCCCGACGGTTCGTACATCCGGTTCGACGAGAACGCCGCCGTGGTTCTCAAGAACACCGATGGTGACCCCCGCGGTACCCGCATCTTCGGCCCGGTGGGCCGCGAGCTGCGCGACAAGAAGTTCATGAAGATCATCTCGCTGGCGCCGGAGGTGCTCTAA